Below is a window of Populus trichocarpa isolate Nisqually-1 chromosome 3, P.trichocarpa_v4.1, whole genome shotgun sequence DNA.
TTAACACAACATCTTCATGAACGAGAATAccacataaatatattcataacatCGTATCTGCATGTTTGCACATCCACATCCACATCCACGTTCCATTACAATTTTTCATTACAAGTCTTTATAAAAGTGTCGAATAACAAATATTCAGCATAACACTTAAGACATACTATTACATAACACCTTTCAAAATATAAGAACCCGTGGAACGGTTTTCCTACGCACCTTGATTGTATAATGTCTctattacaaaaacaacatggatataaaaattataaataatctaaacataataataataactagaaGGACGTTATCGTTATTTTCTGTTATCAATTGAAGGTggttatacaaaaaaaaaaaataatgttgaggagaaaggatgaaaaaaaaaaccaacagaaaaatgccaaaaaaaaaactctatctaGTTCACACATTCTAAAAAAGACACACAATAAACCTTAGACCTCATCTTTACACCAATATCTCTTCATCCAACCTAGCAGTTAgtctaaacaaaaaacatctCTCCACTGTAATTAGCCAATTTTCCCTGGATCCTCACAACAATCCTTCTTCTCCAACATGAGCAGCTCTTGACAAAACCAAGCTCAACAACTTTTCTCCTATTGATTCCAACCGTGATATATAGCACCTCTTTCATCGAACAAATACAACCTTTCTCCCTTCACCTATCGCCGACCACTCTACCATGTCTCAACAACAACACGCCATTTCTCTTCCAACGTATAAGTGCATTTAGTCTCCATTAAAGTCATGAGTAGTAACAGTAGTAATCCAAGATCCAAAAGCCTTGCATCTTGTTTTTTCCAACCTAGAGCAACAGAGGAGCGTAACTAACAACAGCAAAATGTTTCCCTTTCAGCACCCAAGAGTCTTTGGACTCAATTGAAGTCAtgagcagcaacaacaacaatccAAGATACAATAGCCTTGCATCTCATTTTCTAATTGGGACTAGCAAACTAGTAGAACCAGGCTAAGAGCAACAAATGAGTGCAACTAACACTAGCAACACATCTTTTTTCCAGCAATGTCTTATGTCTCCATTGAAGCAACTACGTCATCACCTCCTACCTGCATAAGCTGAATTGATTGCCTCGGCCTCCATAATTCCAAAATAGTAGCTTTCATTTGCAGCAAAGAGAGAGTGAAGCAgacctgaaaataaaaagaagaaaaaaagagcttccAAGTGACTGGATGTCCCTCCTTGGACAGCATGAATGAGTATCGTCGATGTAAGAGCAAAGAGGAGACCGAGGAGCATCATATCCACCAGCCTGATCTCTACCAACAGTGGTGACGTGTGAATCCACGCCCCGATAGAGTTTGTGGCGCGAGGTACATCCGTCGCCACTGTTCCAGCGGTTCTCCAGCCTCGATTCCAATAGATCCTAGACACGCCAAACACATTGGAAGGTCGATTCATAACCTCAAAACATTTGTTTGGACAAATtgctaaaatattatgaaatttggGACAAAATCGCTTAttgttttgtataatatttgGACTGTTTGGActattaatttggtttgatttgtgtttgtattttgaaataatttgattatttgtgttgaattatgggtttatttttttagggttgtgattgttttgtTGACGCTAAATCTGGGCACATGAGTTATGTTcggttcaatttgatttatttggattAACATGAAATTTGAGCCAAGTAGGTGACATTAATAATATTTGTGTGGATGTTTGGCGTTGTTCGGTTTTGAGTTGAtgtataataatttgttttgaattgatattgtgGTTTAAATAGCcttgataaaaacattttatttgcgTTTTGTCAAACATAGTCTTCGTATagttcttaataaatttttaattgttggaagatcattttgtaataaattttgaattcccCACTTTTTTCTACCCTCAcacatttaatatttgaaattgtgacCCACACATGAGGTATTTTTCGGTATTAAATGAATCAGTTCCCttccacaaaaacaacaacatcaaaatctttcttttattttaaattgcatatgGCCAAAAATCCTAAAAGTTATTTGagcattatttaaaaatctaaaatattttggcatttaaaaaaaattgcatgaattttacaacaagttattaaaattccaaataattttggccaatatttcaataaccctagaaattttaattactaaaaattaattaatgatcaaCATTTTAGTATAAATATGAGACCTACAAGTAGGttggtatttaaatatcaagagttgactagaaaattctcagaattattttagatattcatcaattttaattaggagtatttttcaccacaataTATGAGTTGTGGAAAATACCTTCGCCTTCTAAGATGGGTGAACCCTGTCAGGGCATATACATGAATTCTTTCTATAAGAATTTATCTGGGCATACGAGctcataataatttaaaatatcaaatttattcataagtgtaaatatttgttttggatCATAGATAGACCATTGGTTAAGAACCCATCAAGACCTTGAAACCATATCTAAACCgtacaatgcagcttacctcaggtaaggtgTGTTAGGGGTGTTAATATCTTCTCTAGCCACAACTAGTCTCTTACCCTTAGAATTTATGATAAGACCATTACACTCGAGTCTCTTAgtaaccctaaactaaaaaaaaaaaattcatttaagcaCATTACATTATAATCTCAAACATTTCTCTTCAAAATTTTTATCCTCGTACCAAAcataatcttaattattttgtaattgctTCTTCCACTACTTATGCCCTAAATCATTACATGTGTATACaatgtaattattaaatttgaattgaaaagttgatttaaaaaatatataataggtTTAATTCGAActggattttaaattaaaaaaataaaagcattggTTTAGTGAAATGAGATTGGCATATCTGATTTTTAGTGATTTAAATGACCCGAATAAATTCAGACTAAACTCAGAGTGTGTTTGGtgttgcggtagctgttgtggttgtggtttgaaagaagttgttttataaaaagtacttttagttgatgttggtttgaaaaaataggtgtttggttaaaactatagttgaaattgaggttgaagaaaaagtagtttaatgtgtttggttaagaatgcttttgaaattgaggttataaaataattttaaaaaatatatattaatattgatagtttttaatttaaatattgtagatttaacttttgttattacatcatgaaataaataatactttatataaaatattttttattgttccattaaaatatctacaattccatcacgtatgaaatacatccgacaaggactacagtttttttggttgtttaagCGCGGaataacatcaggtaaaatataatcaagaacgaaattaggattgcgatcaaattctgcaaatgctactttatcaagcgatctctgtctaatttatgtagtgtcattaaataatgttaaacactagtttttcgaataaaaaacaattaaaaaattaaaaataatttttattttactgggttgaACCTGATTCGAtgtattttaagttttgaaccGGAACTGGTTTGGCCGGAACCAGtctaattagcatgaacagtgtaacaTGCATACAGTATACTGCAAGTTACACTctgcatgctaattaattagcatgcacaGTGCGTAAATATGTGTTGCCCATTGTTTACTGTTGAAACAAAAGCAGCTTCCTGTTGTTTCGCGATTACTGCGTTTGTAACGCAGTAAAAGGTGGGACCCATGAATAGCAAACAACGTTTTTTTCtgtaaccaaacatatatttgcTGCGTTTTATTTTAGCCGCAGTCGCGTAGACAAACGTAGCGGCGTAGACAAACAGATTATCAGTCGgttcaataataattattattttaaaaaataaataatattattttaataaaaataacgaaGTACAGATCAATTGATGGATTCCATTATCCAGTAACATCAAGGAGTCCATGTATTATTGGAAGGCATTATAACCAGTTATGTCCCATCCTTTGAACTGATCACAAGGCCCACTTTCGAGACCTTCCTCGCTCCCTTGGCGTATATACCTCCCTCCACCCTAGCTCTAGCCTCACAACAATGGCAAAGTCTGTATCGTCCATAGCCCCACATACCTTTTGAGAAGCTAGCTAGTCCAGCAATCAAAATGAATGGTTATTCCAAGATCAAAATCTTTGGCACTGCCAGATCAAGATCCATGGACTTTTCAGATCTTTCATTAGCATTTCCTGAGCCCACAAAATCCCACACAGAGCCCCAAGAAACCAACAAGATAGTAGGCGACCACGACAATACCAAGAAGAACATGATTAGCACAGACACCACCACCCAAGACTCACTCTCGGTgcttgaagaagatgaagaaaacaatGTTGTAGAGGGGTTCGGCGCGAAGCTGAGGAGGAGCTCGTCCGTTTCTTCATCAGCTTCTGCACTTCAGTCTGCAGTGAAGAAAGCATTCTCCGTGACAAGATCCTCTTCGGTGTCAGAAAGGTATTGCAGGATCCATGACCAGTCTGCAACACTATCATCACCCATCCATGATGAAGATGGTACTTTGGACACGATGGAGTCAACAAGATCTGTGACGAAAAAACATAGCAGATCAGGCAGGTTCCTGAAGGTCTGTAAGAAACTTTTTGGACTTTAGTGCACTTCTGCCATTTGTTTAATCCCAGTTACTTGGCTCATCATGTCATTATTCACTTTGCTGCCGCTGCCGCtgctgcctttttcttttttcaagtatTGTTAAGCTACTTTCACTGTTATTGTAATAGCTCTCTCTCAACAATACAATATCCATTTGTTTCACAAGTTTTGTTAGATTATgcgttataaaataaattaaacaaatacataaattaaaaaaaatatttatactaattaagtattaaaatgaaatgctaatatttataataaaaacaaaatataaatacatatataaatattatattttacattGTTATAACTTatggcatatttttttaataaaacatttgGTAGTATTTcccgaattattttttaaatatcaaattatcgaCTCTTATCtacaatttttaattatcaaaatttcatATCCTATCAAGATACcatttcttaataattaatttgcacACATAGTTATAAATTTAAGCAATTCAATATTGCATATcataaattacaattaaattacattacacAATCATGagtttttacaaataaaaacaaattacaataaatttttatttcctcCATATTTGTTTAACAATCctaacttttcaatttcaagaattcaatcaaTTGAGGACTTTAAGCCATTAAAATTAGATCAAGAGTGTTTAGAATGTCTTACCAAGTAAGTAATTAAACTCTAATTAAATACTTCCCAAGTCAAAGCTTCcaactcctcttcttctttaatcttggCCGAACTTCCTCTCTACCTCTCTACActtgattttcttctctccaaTTAATGCTCGCTAACCTTGTTTAATGTTCCCTCAAGATCTTCTCTCAAGATTTTATGTTTCCATTAAAATTTCTCACCTCTCTCGCATGTAAAtggtggttttcttttcttttttatctggcCGAGCACACACATGCACACCCACACACACTAACTTTTTACCAAATTCCTTCTATAtcctaaatagtaaaataaaatttttagatcCCGACATCTgtctatataaaatttttacccgggtaaatttaaatttcatcaaataacatattgataatttttttcaagtaactCACTCccgataaaattttattcacatttctgtattttttattttttaagtattttttatattttatttttttaacactcatacaaaacattttactttGAATTCTCAATTCATTATCATtctcataatttaattaatattttccccagctttcataatattttcttttattattatcaaagatTTTACCCGGGGGTTTAcatctattgtttttattttatatgtttttatttattttatcttagagGCTAATTGTAGTTACTCATAACAACggatttatgtttttatgaatgcgctataaaaatacaactaatttatataaaatataaaaagaaaaaattggagataaattatattaatttttttgaagtattatgaaactagaaaaaacatgtaaaaaaatcaatatctatttaaaaataaagttaaacccaaaagtttaaaaaataagataaataacattatcaatatttaaataaaaaagattaatgtaaagtaaaaaaaaaatgactaagtTTTGATGGGTCTAGCATACTAGAACCAAGCGTTGgcctataattttaaaaaaaaactgagtgtGCCTATGTTTAGAAATCCAAGCCcacattttttagatttttttcttcttcttcttttattttaaaaacaaaatataaatacatatataaatattatattttacattGTTATAACTTatggcatatttttttaataaaaaatttggtaCTATTTcccgaattattttttaaatatcaaattatcgaCTCTCATCtacaatttttaattatcaaaatttcatATCCTATCAAGATACcatttcttaataattaatttgcacacataattataaatttaagcaATTCAATATTGCATATcataaattacaattaaattacattacacAATCATGagtttttacaaataaaaacaaattacaataaatttttatttcctcCATATTTGTTTAACAATCctaacttttcaatttcaagaattcaatcaaTTGAGGACTTTAAGCCATTAAAATTAGATCAAGAGTGTTTAGAATGTCTTACCAAGTAAGTAATTAAACTCTAATTAAATACTTCCCAAGTCAAAGCTTCcaactcctcttcttctttaatcttggCCGAACTTCCTCTCTACCTCTCTACacttgattttcttctcttcaattAATGCTCACTAACCTTGTTTAATGTTCCCTCAAGATCTTCTCTCAAGATTTTATGTTTCCATTAAAATTTCTCACCTCTCTCGCATGTAAAtggtggttttcttttcttttttatctggcCGAGCACACACATGCACACCCACACACACTAACTTTTTACCAAATTCCTTCTATAtcctaaatagtaaaataaaatttttagatcCCGACATCTgtctatataaaatttttacccgggtaaatttaaatttcatcaaataacatattgataatttttttcaagtaactCACTCccgataaaattttattcacatttctgtattttttattttttaagtattttttatattttatttttttaacactcatacaaaacattttactttGAATTCTCAATTCATTATCATtctcataatttaattaatattttccccagctttcataatattttcatttattattatcaaagatTTTACCCGGGGGTTTAcatctattgtttttattttatatgtttttatttattttatcttagagGCTAATTGTAGTTACTCATAACAACggatttatgtttttatgaatgcgctataaaaatacaactaatttatataaaatataaaaagaaaaaattggagataaattatattaatttttttgaagtattatgaaactagaaaaaacatgtaaaaaaatcaatatctatttaaaaataaagttaaacccaaaagtttaaaaaataagataaataacattatcaatatttaaataaaaaagattaatgtaaagtaaaaaaaaaatgactaagtTTTGATAGGTCTAGCATACTAGAACCAAGCGTTGgcctataattttaaaaaaaaaactgagtgtGCCTATGTTTAGAAATCCAAGCCCACATTTTTgagacttttttcttcttcttcttttattttaaaaacaaaatataaatacatatataaatattatattttacattGTTATAACTTatggcatatttttttaataaaaaatttggtaGTATTTcccgaattattttttaaatatcaaattatcgaCTCTCATCtacaatttttaattatcaaaatttcatATCCTATCAAGATACcatttcttaataattaatttgcacacataattataaatttaagcaATTCAATATTGCATATcataaattacaattaaattacattacacAATCATGagtttttacaaataaaaacaaattacaataaatttttatttcctcCATATTTGTTTAACAATCctaacttttcaatttcaagaattcaatcaaTTGAGGACTTTAAGCCATTAAAATTAGATCAAGAGTGTTTAGAATGTCTTACCAAGTAAGTAATTAAACTCTAATTAAATACTTCCCAAGTCAAAGCTTCcaactcctcttcttctttaatcttggCCGAACTTCCTCTCTACCTCTCTACActtgattttcttctctccaaTTAATGCTCACTAACCTTGTTTAATGTTCCCTCAAGATCTTCTCTCAAGATTTTATGTTTCCATTAAAATTTCTCACCTCTCTCGCATGTAAAtggtggttttcttttcttttttatctggcCGAGCACACACATGCACACCCACACACACTAACTTTTTACCAAATTCCTTCTATAtcctaaatagtaaaataaaatttttagatcCCGACATCTgtctatataaaatttttacccgggtaaatttaaatttcatcaaataacatattgataatttttttcaagtaactCACTCccgataaaattttattcacatttctgtattttttattttttaagtattttttatattttatttttttaacactcatacaaaacattttactttGAATTCTCAATTCATTATCATtctcataatttaa
It encodes the following:
- the LOC18111152 gene encoding uncharacterized protein LOC18111152, with translation MNGYSKIKIFGTARSRSMDFSDLSLAFPEPTKSHTEPQETNKIVGDHDNTKKNMISTDTTTQDSLSVLEEDEENNVVEGFGAKLRRSSSVSSSASALQSAVKKAFSVTRSSSVSERYCRIHDQSATLSSPIHDEDGTLDTMESTRSVTKKHSRSGRFLKVCKKLFGL